The DNA segment CTTATATGGTTTGCTTTTCTTTGAATGTCTAAGTAGTCTTTTACCTCATTGGTTCGGATTGGAACTAATACGGCCAACGATAAATAGGAATTATTTTGGGCATTAAAGGATATGTCAAGACTCGGCCCTAAAGTGAAACCATAAAATATTTTCTTGGCAGGGGAAGATCCTTCGATACTGACAATTGTATGGTACCCGTACATAGCCATAAAAGAAGGATTCAATTTGGATTTAGAATACCTGGAACCTAAACGGATTTTAGTGCCTACATTATATCCGAGGCCTATTAGGGCATATCCAAATCCGGCAAATAAACCAATATTGGTTTGTGGGTAAAAAACCAAATTTACTCCTATGCCACCGTAGTCCTGACCTAGCCCGGCTCCCAAAGAAAGCACATCTTTTCTTACGGTTTGTTTGATTTCTTTCCCCCCAATTAGCTGTGCAATTTCAGAAATGCTAACGCTATCCAACTTCAACTTTTCGTCATAGAGAATGAATCCATCAAATCCACCTGAGTTTGCTTTATCTGTGCTATTGAAAGGGACTACCTGAAGATAGTATTTCCTCACATCTACTTGTGACTTGATAAGTTGGAAGAATTTTGATTTGGTCGTTTTATATTTTATTGAATATCCGGATAGAAAGGCGATTTTCTTTTGAAGGAAATCAAAATCATTTCGTTGTTTTTGAAGGTATGTGTTTAGAAAATTCGATTCAGAAAGTGTTAATTCATGTTTATCGTTAAGACCACAGCTATCGAGTGACTGTGCTGAATTAATTCCAGTTTTGAATATTAATAGAAAAAGAATTAATCCGAAAATAGTTCGTTTCATCCACCTTTTTTTCGGTAAAAATAATCTAAATTCCTAATTTGTAAATGAAATCTGCTAAGGCATGCTGGTCTAAGATAAGGGTTATAATAACTCCATAAATGGCACCTATAAAATGTGCATCATGATTCACATAACCTCCACCTCTCCTGCCCATATAAAAGGAATAACCTAAATAAATAATGGCCCAAAAAATTAATGGAAGACATAAAATAAAATACAAACAAATTTTTTCCCAAGGAAAATAGATAACACTAGCCATCATGATAGCACTAACACCTCCGGATGCTCCAACTCCATGGTAGTAGATATCATTTTTATGTTTTTCGTAGGTATGTATTACACTTAAAAAAATTCCACCCAAGTAAAGTAGTAGAAAGTAAGGAATTGCATAGCTCCCGAACTTGGATTGAAAAACGGCTTCTATCGCTCCTGCAAAAAAGTAGAACGAAATCATATTGAAAATCAAATGAAGCCAATCGGCATGAATAAATCCATGTGAAATAAATCGATAAAATTCCTTTAAAGGATTTCGATTAATTTCATAAGGCTGAAAGTCTAATTTGTAAAAGAAACTAGGATTTGAAAAAGCCCATATGGAAGCTAGGCTAGTTAGAATGATTATGAGAAGTACCATGTTTTATTCGCCTGTCCAACGAGGCTCTCTTTTTTCAACAAAGGCCATTATTCCTTCGGCTGCATCTTTGGTGGTTACAATATCGTTTAGTTTGTTTTTAAGAAAAAGGTGGTGTTCCGAAAGGGGAATATTTCTTAATTCCTCCGAAGCCTGCATTCCTTTCCGAATGGCTGTGGGTGATAACTTCTTTAGTTCAACCAAAAATTGGTCGATGGCTATGTCCAGATTTTCTTTGGAGCTTAGATGGGTAACAATACCTAGTTCTTTGGCTTCCTGTGCAGTTAAGGTAGCTGCCCGTATGCATAAATCCAATGCTTTTCTTTCTGACATTATTCCACGTAAGGAGGCCAAAACCTGGAATGGGAATAGTCCCCTTTTTACTTCCGGTAGACTAAAATTAACTTGTTCCGCAGCAAATACATATTGACAACCGCAAACGATTAAAAAAGCTCCTGCCAACGCATTCCCTTGAACCCGGGCTATGCAAGGTTTATGCACCAGGTTGAATGCCTCTCCTAATAGTATTTCTCCATTGGGCTCCGGTATACTGGAAACAATTTCTTCACCACTTCCTGCAAAAGACTTGAGGTCCGCCCCGGCACAAAAGGTATCTCCATTAGCTGCTATTACAACCGCCCAAACATCTTTTTCATTTTGAGCATAGCTTAATCCAAAAACTAATTCCTTAAATAAAATGGGGTTAAGTGCATTCTTCTTTTCCGGACGATTTAAGGTAAGGGTCAAAACATGGTTTTCAAATTTCACCAATAGGTATTGGTACCTTTCATTAAGCGCATTTTGGGTTTGTTCAGAAGTGTAAAGCATGGGGCGAAATTACCGATAATTAGCAAATAGTTGGATGAATAAATCCATTTTGATACTTGTGCCGTAACCTGAGGAGCCAATATTTGGAAATTTAAACCAACCTATCTGACGGCTATTCCATCTTAAACCACTTCTGCTACGGTAAAGGTGCTGCCACCTACAAAAATTAAATCGT comes from the Bacteroidia bacterium genome and includes:
- a CDS encoding rhomboid family intramembrane serine protease, whose amino-acid sequence is MVLLIIILTSLASIWAFSNPSFFYKLDFQPYEINRNPLKEFYRFISHGFIHADWLHLIFNMISFYFFAGAIEAVFQSKFGSYAIPYFLLLYLGGIFLSVIHTYEKHKNDIYYHGVGASGGVSAIMMASVIYFPWEKICLYFILCLPLIFWAIIYLGYSFYMGRRGGGYVNHDAHFIGAIYGVIITLILDQHALADFIYKLGI
- a CDS encoding enoyl-CoA hydratase/isomerase family protein: MLYTSEQTQNALNERYQYLLVKFENHVLTLTLNRPEKKNALNPILFKELVFGLSYAQNEKDVWAVVIAANGDTFCAGADLKSFAGSGEEIVSSIPEPNGEILLGEAFNLVHKPCIARVQGNALAGAFLIVCGCQYVFAAEQVNFSLPEVKRGLFPFQVLASLRGIMSERKALDLCIRAATLTAQEAKELGIVTHLSSKENLDIAIDQFLVELKKLSPTAIRKGMQASEELRNIPLSEHHLFLKNKLNDIVTTKDAAEGIMAFVEKREPRWTGE